Proteins encoded by one window of Streptomyces clavuligerus:
- a CDS encoding transglycosylase family protein, with amino-acid sequence MVTSSRSTSGSPAPVPGARAGARGSRGAGRPGTLALAGAALIAPLVVLGAGTGTARAADAGVWDRIARCESGGNWHINTGNGYYGGLQFAPSTWRAHGGTAYAPTADRASRSQQIAVAVRVQRAQGWGAWPTCSARAGAHGSAPSVAAAPERRPATAPRSPAVRQAPAADRNRTRAVPQRATGHTSRSGERARGTAYTVRAGDTLSSIAQAHGTDWRTLHTANRQVVGADPDLIVPGQRLTL; translated from the coding sequence ATGGTCACGAGTTCCCGTTCCACCTCCGGCTCACCGGCGCCCGTCCCCGGAGCCCGGGCCGGTGCCAGAGGCTCCCGCGGGGCCGGTCGGCCCGGCACGCTCGCCCTGGCCGGAGCCGCCCTGATCGCACCGCTGGTCGTCCTCGGCGCGGGCACGGGCACCGCCCGGGCGGCCGACGCCGGGGTGTGGGACCGCATCGCCCGGTGCGAGAGCGGTGGAAACTGGCACATCAACACCGGTAACGGCTACTACGGCGGGCTCCAGTTCGCCCCCTCCACCTGGCGGGCCCACGGCGGGACCGCCTACGCCCCCACCGCCGACCGGGCGAGCAGGTCCCAGCAGATCGCCGTCGCGGTCCGGGTGCAGCGCGCCCAGGGCTGGGGCGCCTGGCCGACCTGCTCGGCGCGGGCCGGGGCGCACGGCAGCGCCCCCTCGGTCGCGGCGGCACCCGAGCGGCGGCCCGCGACCGCGCCCCGGAGCCCGGCGGTCCGGCAGGCCCCGGCCGCGGACCGGAACCGGACGCGCGCCGTGCCCCAGCGGGCCACGGGCCACACCAGCCGCTCCGGCGAGCGGGCCCGCGGCACCGCGTACACCGTCCGCGCCGGGGACACGCTCAGCTCGATCGCGCAGGCCCACGGCACCGACTGGCGCACGCTCCACACGGCCAACCGGCAGGTCGTCGGCGCCGACCCCGATCTCATCGTGCCCGGTCAGCGGCTGACGCTCTGA
- a CDS encoding I78 family peptidase inhibitor, whose protein sequence is MGTAPRPPGHPDDATSAYVGLSAETAEQRARRRGWTTVRALPPGAIITLEYLEGRINFEVRGGEVVRCWSG, encoded by the coding sequence ATGGGAACCGCACCGCGCCCGCCGGGCCACCCGGACGACGCCACCTCGGCCTATGTGGGCCTGTCGGCCGAGACCGCGGAGCAGCGCGCCCGGCGGCGCGGCTGGACCACGGTCCGCGCCCTGCCGCCCGGGGCGATCATCACCCTGGAGTATCTGGAGGGGCGGATCAACTTCGAGGTGCGGGGCGGCGAGGTCGTCCGCTGCTGGTCCGGCTGA
- a CDS encoding helix-turn-helix transcriptional regulator, producing MLETSARLLRLLSLLQAHREWSGAELAERLGVTARTVRRDADRLRALGYPVNASPGTGGGYRLGAGARLPPLLLDDEEAVAVAVGLRTSAGQGVEGIGETSVRALAKLEQVLPDRLRRRVSTLNSVTVPMLRVPRVQVDPSVLTELATACRDSEKLRFRYRDHSGSGTRRTVEPHRLVCTERRWYLVAWDLDRADWRTFRVDRVTPTPPHGPRFTPRTPPAEDLAAYVSRGVSTTAYAEHAVLRLGVPAEEAARVVGPSDGTLEPVDDHSCLLRTGAPSLDVLVIHVLLLGLEFEVVHPPELNERLRAARDLLTRALEGPAAAGAAAGRTPGGADRRPGTPSGFSAG from the coding sequence ATGCTGGAAACCTCCGCACGGCTGCTGCGCCTCCTCTCGCTGCTCCAGGCCCACCGCGAATGGTCGGGCGCCGAACTGGCCGAACGGCTCGGGGTGACCGCGCGGACGGTGCGGCGGGACGCCGACCGGCTGCGGGCGCTGGGGTATCCGGTCAACGCCAGCCCCGGCACCGGCGGCGGCTACCGGCTCGGCGCGGGCGCCCGGCTGCCCCCGCTGCTGCTGGACGACGAGGAGGCGGTGGCCGTCGCGGTGGGCCTGCGCACCTCCGCCGGGCAGGGCGTCGAAGGCATCGGCGAGACATCCGTGCGCGCCCTCGCCAAGCTGGAGCAGGTACTGCCCGACCGGCTCCGCCGCCGGGTGAGCACCCTCAACTCCGTCACCGTGCCGATGCTGCGCGTCCCGAGGGTCCAGGTCGACCCCTCCGTCCTGACGGAGCTGGCGACCGCCTGCCGGGACAGCGAGAAGCTGCGCTTCCGCTACCGCGACCACAGCGGCTCCGGGACCCGCCGCACCGTCGAACCGCACCGCCTGGTCTGCACCGAGCGCCGCTGGTACCTGGTCGCCTGGGACCTCGACCGCGCCGACTGGCGCACCTTCCGGGTGGACCGCGTCACCCCCACCCCGCCGCACGGCCCCCGCTTCACCCCGCGCACCCCGCCCGCCGAAGACCTGGCCGCGTATGTCTCCCGGGGCGTGTCCACCACCGCCTACGCCGAACACGCGGTCCTGCGGCTGGGGGTCCCCGCCGAGGAGGCGGCCCGGGTCGTCGGCCCGTCCGACGGGACCCTGGAGCCCGTGGACGACCACTCCTGTCTGCTGCGCACCGGCGCCCCCAGCCTGGATGTGCTGGTGATCCACGTGCTGCTACTGGGCCTGGAGTTCGAGGTCGTCCACCCGCCGGAGCTGAACGAACGGCTCAGGGCCGCGCGGGATCTTCTGACGAGGGCACTGGAGGGGCCGGCAGCGGCGGGAGCCGCAGCGGGGCGTACTCCGGGTGGTGCAGATCGAAGGCCGGGGACTCCGAGCGGATTCTCGGCAGGGTGA
- the der gene encoding ribosome biogenesis GTPase Der gives MNDQHDHGALGDAEYAEFMELAAEEGFDLEAVEEAIDEAGHGPLPVLAVVGRPNVGKSTLVNRIIGRREAVVEDKPGVTRDRVTYEAEWAGRRFKVVDTGGWEQDVLGIDASVAAQAEYAIEAADAVVFVVDASVGATDTDEAVVRLLRRAGKPVVLCANKVDGPSGEADAAALWSLGLGEPHPVSALHGRGTGDMLDAVLEALPEAPAQSFGTAVGGPRRIALIGRPNVGKSSLLNKVAREERVVVNELAGTTRDPVDELIELGGVTWKFVDTAGIRRRVHLQEGADYYASLRTAAAVEKAEVAVVLIDASENISVQDQRIVTMAVEAGRAMVIAFNKWDTLDEERRYYLEREIETELGQIAWAPRVNVSARTGRHMEKLVPAIETALAGWETRVPTGRLNAFLGELVAAHPHPIRGGKQPRILFGTQAGTKPPRFVLFSSGFLEHGYRRFVERRLREEFGFEGTPIQISVRVREKRGRKK, from the coding sequence ATGAACGACCAGCACGACCACGGAGCGCTCGGCGACGCCGAGTACGCGGAGTTCATGGAGCTTGCCGCGGAAGAGGGCTTCGACCTGGAGGCCGTCGAGGAGGCGATCGACGAGGCGGGCCACGGCCCGCTGCCCGTCCTCGCCGTCGTCGGCCGTCCCAATGTCGGCAAGTCGACCCTGGTGAACCGCATCATCGGCCGCCGTGAGGCCGTGGTGGAGGACAAGCCGGGCGTCACCCGCGACCGCGTCACCTACGAGGCCGAATGGGCGGGCCGCCGCTTCAAGGTCGTCGACACGGGCGGCTGGGAGCAGGACGTCCTCGGCATCGACGCCTCCGTCGCCGCCCAGGCCGAGTACGCCATCGAGGCCGCCGACGCGGTCGTCTTCGTCGTGGACGCCTCCGTCGGCGCCACCGACACCGACGAGGCCGTCGTCCGGCTGCTGCGCCGCGCCGGAAAGCCCGTGGTGCTCTGCGCCAACAAGGTCGACGGCCCCAGCGGCGAGGCGGACGCCGCCGCGCTCTGGTCGCTCGGCCTCGGCGAGCCCCACCCGGTCTCCGCGCTCCACGGGCGCGGCACCGGCGACATGCTCGACGCGGTCCTGGAGGCGCTGCCCGAGGCCCCGGCGCAGTCCTTCGGCACGGCCGTCGGCGGCCCCCGCCGGATCGCCCTCATCGGCCGTCCCAACGTCGGCAAGTCCTCCCTCCTGAACAAGGTGGCGCGGGAGGAGCGGGTCGTCGTCAACGAGCTGGCCGGCACCACCCGCGACCCCGTCGACGAGCTGATCGAGCTGGGCGGCGTGACCTGGAAGTTCGTCGACACCGCCGGTATCCGCCGCCGGGTCCACCTCCAGGAGGGCGCCGACTACTACGCCTCGCTGCGCACCGCGGCGGCCGTGGAGAAGGCCGAGGTCGCCGTCGTCCTGATCGACGCCAGTGAGAACATCAGCGTCCAGGACCAGCGGATCGTCACCATGGCCGTCGAGGCCGGACGGGCGATGGTGATCGCGTTCAACAAGTGGGACACCCTCGACGAGGAGCGCCGCTACTACCTGGAGCGCGAGATCGAGACCGAGCTGGGGCAGATCGCCTGGGCCCCCCGGGTCAATGTCTCGGCGCGCACCGGCCGCCATATGGAGAAGCTGGTCCCGGCGATCGAGACCGCGCTCGCGGGCTGGGAGACCCGGGTGCCCACCGGCCGCCTCAACGCCTTCCTGGGCGAGCTGGTCGCCGCCCATCCGCACCCGATCCGGGGCGGCAAGCAGCCGCGCATCCTCTTCGGCACCCAGGCGGGCACCAAGCCGCCGCGGTTCGTCCTCTTCTCCTCCGGCTTCCTGGAGCACGGCTACCGCCGCTTCGTCGAGCGCAGGCTGCGGGAGGAGTTCGGCTTCGAGGGCACCCCGATCCAGATCTCGGTGCGGGTGCGGGAGAAGCGCGGACGCAAGAAGTAG
- a CDS encoding glycosyltransferase: MRISFLLHNAYGIGGTIRTTFNLARELAERHEVEIVSVFRHRENPLMGSPTGVTLRHLVDLRKNSPGYDGDHPDHRRPAKVFPRGDGRHKQYSRLTDERIAAHLAAVEADVVIGTRPGLNMHIARQTRPGPLRIGQEHLTLDGHGYRLRREIGYRYPLLDAVTTVTEADADAYRALGLPGLRIEAVPNSVPAPSVGPADTSAKYVVAAGRLTRVKRYDDLVAAFAKVAAAHPDWKLRIYGSGDRTGNERDDLAAQIEKLGLTGTVALMGNADPLEDEWVKGSIAAVTSARESFGMTIVEAMRCGLPVVSTDCPHGPREIIEDGVDGRLVPVGDIDAIAGALRELIEDDEARRRAGAAALTASERFDPARIALRHEALFTELSERADTGRPRSAARDAAFRAQGAVFDALYSARYRAASLIRRG, translated from the coding sequence ATGCGCATCTCATTCCTGCTCCACAACGCCTACGGGATCGGTGGCACGATCCGTACGACCTTCAACCTCGCCCGGGAACTCGCCGAACGGCACGAGGTGGAGATCGTCTCCGTCTTCCGGCACCGCGAGAACCCGCTCATGGGCTCGCCCACGGGCGTCACCCTGCGGCACCTCGTCGACCTGCGGAAGAACAGCCCCGGCTACGACGGCGACCACCCCGACCACCGGCGTCCCGCGAAGGTCTTCCCGCGCGGCGACGGACGGCACAAGCAGTACAGCAGGCTCACCGACGAGCGGATCGCGGCGCACCTCGCCGCCGTCGAGGCCGATGTCGTCATCGGCACCCGCCCCGGCCTCAATATGCACATCGCCCGGCAGACCCGCCCCGGCCCGCTGCGGATCGGCCAGGAGCATCTGACGCTGGACGGCCACGGCTACCGGCTGCGGCGGGAGATCGGCTACCGCTACCCGCTGCTCGACGCCGTCACCACCGTCACCGAGGCGGACGCCGACGCCTACCGCGCGCTCGGTCTGCCCGGGCTGCGGATCGAGGCCGTGCCCAACAGCGTGCCCGCGCCGTCGGTCGGCCCCGCCGACACCTCCGCGAAGTATGTCGTCGCCGCCGGGCGGCTCACCCGGGTCAAGCGGTACGACGACCTCGTCGCCGCCTTCGCGAAGGTGGCCGCCGCACACCCGGACTGGAAGCTGCGGATCTACGGCAGCGGCGACAGGACGGGCAACGAGCGCGACGACCTGGCCGCGCAGATCGAGAAGCTCGGACTGACCGGCACCGTCGCGCTGATGGGCAACGCCGACCCGCTGGAGGACGAGTGGGTCAAGGGCTCCATCGCCGCCGTCACCTCGGCCCGGGAGTCCTTCGGGATGACGATCGTCGAGGCGATGCGGTGCGGGCTGCCCGTCGTCTCCACGGACTGTCCGCACGGGCCCCGCGAGATCATCGAGGACGGGGTCGACGGGCGGCTCGTGCCGGTCGGCGACATCGACGCGATCGCCGGGGCGCTGCGTGAGCTGATCGAGGACGACGAGGCCCGCCGCCGGGCGGGCGCCGCCGCGCTCACGGCGTCCGAGCGCTTCGACCCGGCCCGGATCGCGCTGCGCCACGAGGCCCTGTTCACCGAGTTGTCCGAGCGCGCCGACACCGGCCGTCCCCGCAGCGCCGCCCGCGACGCCGCCTTCCGCGCCCAGGGAGCCGTCTTCGACGCCCTCTACTCGGCCCGCTACCGCGCGGCCTCCCTCATCCGCCGCGGCTGA